From Permianibacter aggregans, a single genomic window includes:
- a CDS encoding PEP-CTERM/exosortase system-associated acyltransferase: MDLMRSLILAREFLQLRSEFDKHFEIVPATTPDLVEACFKVRYRVYCEELRWEPLNDEKLEYDQFDEHALHILLRSKRLNEFVGCIRLIRCNPDRPFDRLPIELSCFHTLDYRLLENLAIPRTAMAEVSRLAVDSRFRRRKGEFVRPVGLSDEDYGSLAKPRFPFIPVGLYLAMLESAQIHGIDTLYMLTEPWLVQHLRRLGIRIEPIGGAITHHGERIPSLMSVGVTIRSLHLLVRPLFNSISTTVHAAYQVPHEWRMAV; encoded by the coding sequence ATGGATTTGATGCGTTCACTCATTCTTGCACGCGAGTTTCTGCAACTGCGTAGCGAGTTTGATAAACATTTCGAGATTGTGCCGGCCACCACGCCGGATCTGGTCGAGGCCTGTTTCAAAGTGCGTTATCGCGTTTACTGCGAAGAGCTGCGCTGGGAACCGCTGAACGACGAAAAGCTTGAGTACGATCAGTTTGATGAACACGCGCTTCATATTCTTTTACGAAGCAAACGCCTGAATGAGTTTGTCGGTTGCATTCGATTGATTCGCTGCAATCCCGATCGACCGTTCGATCGATTACCGATTGAGCTCTCCTGTTTTCATACCTTGGATTATCGTCTGCTGGAAAATTTGGCGATTCCTCGCACCGCAATGGCCGAAGTTTCTCGTTTGGCGGTTGACAGCCGATTCCGTCGCCGTAAAGGCGAATTCGTTCGTCCGGTCGGCTTGAGCGATGAGGATTACGGTTCGCTGGCGAAACCGCGTTTCCCGTTTATTCCGGTGGGGCTTTATCTGGCGATGCTGGAATCAGCACAAATCCACGGCATCGATACCCTGTATATGCTGACCGAGCCGTGGTTGGTGCAGCACTTGCGCCGACTTGGCATTCGTATTGAACCGATTGGTGGTGCGATTACTCATCATGGTGAACGAATACCATCGCTGATGAGTGTAGGCGTCACCATCCGTTCGCTGCATTTGCTGGTGCGGCCGCTGTTCAACAGTATCTCCACGACCGTGCATGCGGCTTACCAGGTGCCGCACGAATGGCGAATGGCCGTTTGA
- a CDS encoding OmpA family protein yields the protein MKARKTMLAVALASAAFSAVATEGAWEPVIGYGWSDYDDATPLDQDLDTRFLGLSYYATDELAFELLGSMHSTTVAGTSIGADVDTIALRGLYHISTSRPGIVPYWLLGVYGREYDADNGLDDSYGGFQLGAGLKAHFTENFAWRIELNHSRSTDDRSESQFWTGFSYAFGGGNKPAPAPEPEPVVEPAPTPAPAPTPVAPPAPKDDDKDGVVNSLDQCPDTPANAEVDDVGCAKKISIQLRVLFDTNSSNIKPETMADIDELVAFMTRYPQTNVVIEGHTSSDGADKYNQWLSERRAQSVAMAVVSKGIAAERVKAVGYGESRPVASNDTAEGRSLNRRVVAEIEEIVRK from the coding sequence ATGAAGGCAAGAAAAACCATGTTGGCCGTCGCGCTGGCAAGCGCCGCATTCTCGGCTGTTGCAACTGAGGGAGCCTGGGAGCCGGTAATTGGTTATGGCTGGTCGGATTATGATGACGCTACGCCATTGGATCAGGACCTTGACACCAGGTTTCTCGGCTTGAGCTATTACGCCACCGATGAATTAGCGTTTGAATTATTGGGCTCAATGCATTCCACTACAGTGGCAGGGACTTCCATTGGCGCTGATGTCGACACCATCGCCCTGCGCGGTCTTTATCATATCTCGACTTCTCGTCCGGGTATTGTCCCTTACTGGTTGTTGGGGGTTTACGGACGAGAGTACGATGCAGACAACGGTTTGGACGATTCGTATGGCGGCTTTCAACTTGGCGCCGGTTTGAAAGCGCATTTCACGGAAAACTTTGCCTGGCGTATTGAGCTGAATCACAGCCGCTCAACGGATGACCGCAGCGAATCACAGTTCTGGACTGGTTTCAGTTATGCATTCGGGGGTGGCAACAAACCGGCACCAGCACCGGAACCAGAGCCGGTAGTAGAACCAGCACCAACACCCGCGCCCGCGCCAACACCAGTCGCCCCTCCTGCGCCCAAAGATGACGATAAAGATGGCGTCGTCAACAGCCTGGATCAATGCCCGGATACGCCAGCGAATGCCGAAGTGGATGATGTTGGTTGTGCCAAGAAAATCTCGATCCAATTGCGCGTGCTGTTCGACACCAACAGCTCCAATATCAAACCGGAAACCATGGCCGATATCGACGAGCTGGTGGCATTCATGACCCGCTATCCGCAAACCAATGTCGTTATCGAAGGCCATACTTCTTCTGATGGTGCCGACAAATACAACCAATGGTTGTCTGAGCGTCGGGCGCAAAGTGTCGCGATGGCCGTTGTCAGCAAAGGCATTGCCGCAGAGCGCGTGAAAGCAGTCGGTTACGGTGAAAGCCGTCCGGTGGCCAGCAATGATACGGCCGAAGGTCGTTCTTTGAATCGCCGCGTCGTGGCGGAAATCGAAGAAATCGTTCGCAAATAA
- the phbB gene encoding acetoacetyl-CoA reductase, which yields MTKRVALVTGGTGGIGTAICQQLAKIGYQVAAGYNSGGDHEKARAWQAEQKAAGFNIAISFGDVRDFDSCGRCVAEVEEMLGPIDILVNNAGITRDSTLRKMSKEQWDAVLTSNLDSVFNMTRHVINGMVDRTFGRIVNVSSVNAQKGQLGQTNYAAAKSGIHGFTKALAQEVARKGVTVNTVSPGYIATKMVMAVPDEIRAEIIKGIPVGRLGEPEEIARAVAFLIDDTSGFITGANLAVNGGQHMF from the coding sequence ATGACTAAACGAGTGGCTTTGGTGACTGGTGGTACGGGTGGAATTGGCACGGCGATTTGCCAGCAACTGGCAAAAATCGGCTATCAGGTGGCGGCAGGTTATAACAGCGGTGGTGATCATGAAAAAGCGCGTGCCTGGCAGGCCGAGCAGAAAGCCGCAGGCTTCAACATCGCGATCAGCTTCGGTGATGTCCGCGATTTTGATAGCTGCGGCCGCTGTGTGGCAGAAGTCGAAGAAATGCTGGGGCCGATCGATATTCTGGTTAACAACGCCGGCATTACCCGCGACAGCACGCTGCGCAAAATGAGCAAGGAGCAATGGGACGCAGTGCTGACTTCCAACCTGGACTCCGTGTTCAACATGACCCGCCATGTCATCAATGGCATGGTCGATCGCACGTTTGGCCGCATCGTCAACGTCTCGTCGGTCAACGCCCAGAAAGGCCAGCTGGGGCAGACCAATTACGCCGCGGCCAAGTCCGGTATCCATGGATTTACCAAGGCCTTGGCGCAGGAAGTGGCGCGCAAGGGCGTCACCGTCAATACGGTTTCACCGGGTTATATCGCAACCAAAATGGTCATGGCAGTGCCGGACGAAATCCGTGCCGAAATCATCAAAGGCATTCCGGTGGGGCGTCTTGGCGAGCCGGAAGAAATCGCCCGCGCTGTCGCCTTTCTGATCGACGATACCTCCGGTTTCATCACCGGCGCCAATTTGGCCGTCAACGGCGGTCAGCATATGTTCTGA
- a CDS encoding YajG family lipoprotein has translation MKTYLVLLLLPLFAACAAKPTHILVDPAVNAVSRNIGNNVAVNVTVSNDPAMSPLQEKQHRFPLQRSVADATREKLMRELQAMGFRIDPYASRQLEVQIATAEHTITDKTLKDEITAHVVMQFSATTEFGNLTRKFTDNRMQEVGIDANLGEASAVLNQSVGHVLSRAINDPELLQFLTRQY, from the coding sequence ATGAAAACTTATCTGGTGTTGTTGCTACTGCCTTTGTTCGCCGCCTGTGCAGCCAAGCCCACGCACATTCTGGTTGACCCGGCCGTCAACGCGGTTAGCCGCAATATCGGCAATAACGTCGCCGTCAACGTTACCGTCTCCAATGATCCGGCAATGAGCCCGTTGCAGGAAAAACAGCATCGCTTCCCTCTGCAACGCAGCGTTGCTGACGCCACCCGGGAAAAACTGATGCGCGAGCTGCAAGCAATGGGCTTTCGTATAGACCCCTACGCCAGCCGCCAGCTTGAAGTGCAAATCGCAACGGCCGAGCACACAATTACCGACAAAACCTTGAAAGACGAAATCACCGCCCACGTCGTCATGCAGTTTTCCGCAACGACCGAATTCGGTAACCTGACCCGCAAATTCACCGATAACCGGATGCAGGAAGTGGGCATCGACGCCAACCTTGGCGAAGCCAGCGCGGTGCTGAACCAAAGCGTCGGTCATGTACTGAGCCGTGCGATCAATGATCCGGAACTGCTGCAATTTCTGACCCGGCAATACTGA
- a CDS encoding TIGR04219 family outer membrane beta-barrel protein, producing the protein MRRIALLASAIAILCSQAQADTLGIHAGYGNWNQDVSGIVQLDGSADQPGFIDRIDLQNTLGHDSTDGAMLWLAFEHPVPFLPNVKLARTEADSAARTVLTTGIDYGDISIPVSTTVNSQVDLSHTDYVLYYELLDNWFELDLGVDVKQFDGVASISGAGQSEFEEFDDYVPFLYTSFNFNLPLTGLKVGGEYSGISAGGARGQDYRVRIGYEFSFGLGIEAGQRHLTLEADDSDEEFTGDIEFKGTYIAATYHF; encoded by the coding sequence ATGCGTCGCATTGCCCTGCTCGCCAGCGCCATTGCCATACTCTGCAGCCAAGCCCAGGCCGACACGCTGGGCATCCATGCCGGTTACGGCAATTGGAATCAGGATGTCAGCGGTATCGTGCAATTGGATGGCAGCGCCGATCAACCTGGTTTTATTGATCGCATCGATCTGCAAAATACCCTCGGCCACGACTCCACGGATGGCGCCATGCTGTGGCTGGCGTTTGAACATCCGGTGCCCTTTTTGCCGAACGTCAAACTGGCGCGCACTGAAGCCGATTCGGCTGCCCGTACCGTACTGACCACCGGCATCGATTACGGTGATATTTCGATTCCCGTCAGCACCACGGTCAATAGCCAAGTGGATTTAAGCCATACCGATTACGTGCTGTACTACGAATTGCTCGATAACTGGTTCGAGCTGGATTTGGGTGTCGATGTCAAACAATTCGACGGCGTCGCCAGCATCAGCGGCGCTGGTCAAAGCGAGTTCGAAGAGTTTGACGATTATGTACCGTTTCTCTACACCAGCTTCAATTTCAATCTGCCGTTGACCGGCCTGAAAGTCGGCGGTGAATACAGCGGCATCAGTGCTGGCGGTGCTCGCGGTCAGGATTACCGGGTGCGTATCGGTTATGAATTTTCCTTCGGTCTTGGCATTGAAGCAGGCCAGCGTCATCTGACCCTGGAAGCCGACGACAGCGACGAAGAGTTCACGGGCGATATCGAGTTCAAAGGCACTTATATCGCTGCGACTTATCATTTCTGA
- a CDS encoding HDOD domain-containing protein, producing the protein MASELPGVRDWVERINRTELPALGQTLQQVGALNGFLMSHAAELTRVILRDPSMTARVLKIANSAMFNPTRKKINTISRAVVVLGLKTLRSISLATALLDELIKEDTGPYLAQEVANAFHTAMQARAVAKLSGAPDSEEIFVSSLLHRLGAMAFWAVGSTTAHKLAKQMQDGVSPEQAERQVLGFTMNELTRSVAEQWHIKEILTPPLLRGANGQSFNCIPLAWQAVQLQNQETDEATWESYLTQLSTISGAPASSIREELSDAVTATRETLVMCGAEKLVAYVGPRNQQEEAEEDEQNNNQNSASSDMQLAILRELTQMAQGKTDVNLVLQLVLEGLHRGAGISRVVVGLVNPERSKLFGKYVLEKSPSTLLSGFQFEIANQAALKNSMAGETMWAWRDNDNGEFDGLLRKTGGADCVVGPLTVNRKVIGLFYADQEEGALSSNDVEAFELFVGQAALCLQMIGR; encoded by the coding sequence ATGGCCAGTGAGTTACCCGGTGTACGGGATTGGGTCGAGCGAATCAACCGAACGGAATTGCCGGCACTGGGCCAAACGCTGCAGCAAGTCGGGGCGTTAAATGGATTTTTGATGAGTCATGCGGCCGAGCTGACCCGAGTTATTCTGCGCGACCCGTCTATGACCGCTCGGGTGTTGAAGATTGCCAATAGCGCGATGTTCAACCCGACCCGCAAGAAGATCAACACCATCAGTCGCGCCGTAGTCGTCCTTGGCTTGAAAACGCTGCGCTCGATCTCTCTGGCGACTGCCTTGCTCGACGAGTTAATCAAAGAAGACACCGGTCCATATCTTGCCCAAGAAGTCGCCAATGCCTTCCACACGGCGATGCAGGCGCGCGCAGTCGCCAAGTTGAGTGGTGCACCGGATTCCGAGGAAATCTTTGTTTCATCGCTGCTCCACCGACTTGGCGCAATGGCGTTCTGGGCGGTCGGTTCAACGACGGCACACAAGCTCGCCAAGCAGATGCAGGATGGTGTCAGCCCGGAGCAGGCTGAGCGTCAGGTACTCGGCTTTACCATGAATGAGCTGACCCGTAGCGTTGCTGAGCAATGGCATATCAAAGAAATTCTGACACCACCGCTACTGCGTGGCGCCAATGGCCAGAGCTTCAACTGTATCCCGTTGGCCTGGCAGGCGGTGCAACTGCAAAACCAGGAAACGGATGAAGCAACCTGGGAAAGCTATCTAACCCAGCTATCGACGATTAGCGGCGCACCGGCCAGTTCGATACGCGAAGAGTTGAGTGATGCCGTCACCGCGACGCGGGAAACGCTGGTGATGTGCGGTGCCGAGAAATTGGTGGCTTATGTCGGTCCGCGCAATCAGCAAGAAGAAGCGGAAGAAGATGAACAAAACAATAACCAGAACTCAGCCAGCAGTGACATGCAATTGGCTATTCTGCGTGAGCTGACCCAGATGGCGCAGGGCAAAACCGATGTCAATCTGGTACTGCAATTGGTATTGGAAGGCTTGCATCGGGGCGCCGGGATCAGCCGGGTGGTCGTTGGATTGGTCAATCCGGAACGCAGCAAACTGTTTGGAAAATACGTGCTGGAAAAGAGCCCCAGCACTTTGCTCAGCGGCTTCCAGTTTGAAATAGCTAATCAAGCTGCGCTGAAAAACTCAATGGCCGGTGAAACGATGTGGGCTTGGCGCGACAATGACAATGGCGAATTCGACGGCTTGTTGCGCAAAACTGGTGGTGCCGATTGCGTGGTTGGTCCATTGACCGTCAACCGCAAAGTCATTGGCTTATTTTATGCCGACCAGGAGGAGGGGGCGCTGTCATCCAATGACGTCGAAGCCTTTGAATTGTTTGTTGGTCAGGCGGCGCTCTGTTTGCAAATGATAGGTCGATAA
- a CDS encoding MerR family transcriptional regulator, whose product MLEASNNNELAPIPAKRYFTIGEVAELCQVKPHVLRYWEQEFPQLSPVKRRGNRRYYQREDVMLIREIRSLLYEQGYTIGGARLQLTHDKEEEGEGSGINQQEVGRLIEDLEQLLIILKRQ is encoded by the coding sequence ATGCTGGAAGCAAGCAATAATAACGAGTTGGCTCCGATCCCGGCCAAGCGCTATTTCACCATTGGTGAAGTGGCTGAGCTGTGTCAGGTCAAGCCACACGTGCTGCGTTACTGGGAGCAGGAATTCCCGCAACTGAGCCCGGTCAAGCGCCGGGGCAATCGCCGCTACTATCAGCGTGAAGATGTCATGCTGATCCGCGAAATCCGCTCGTTGCTGTACGAGCAGGGCTACACCATTGGTGGCGCCCGGCTGCAGCTGACTCATGACAAGGAAGAAGAGGGTGAGGGCAGCGGCATCAATCAGCAGGAAGTGGGGCGGTTGATTGAGGATCTGGAACAGCTACTGATCATTCTGAAACGTCAGTAA
- the ihfA gene encoding integration host factor subunit alpha, translating into MALTKAEMAERLYEELGLNKREAKELVEQFFEELRTALERGEHVKLSGFGNFELRDKNQRPGRNPKTGREIPISARRVVTFRPGQKLKARVEAYAGSKQ; encoded by the coding sequence ATGGCCCTTACCAAAGCCGAGATGGCCGAGCGTCTCTACGAGGAGCTTGGCCTGAATAAACGGGAAGCCAAAGAGCTGGTTGAACAGTTCTTTGAGGAGTTGCGCACGGCGTTGGAGCGCGGTGAGCATGTCAAATTGTCCGGTTTCGGCAATTTTGAGCTTCGTGACAAAAACCAAAGACCCGGCAGAAATCCGAAAACCGGACGCGAAATTCCGATTAGCGCCCGTCGTGTCGTTACCTTCCGTCCCGGTCAAAAACTGAAGGCCCGAGTCGAAGCCTATGCTGGAAGCAAGCAATAA
- the pheT gene encoding phenylalanine--tRNA ligase subunit beta, translated as MKISEKWLREWVNPNISRDELCKQLTMAGLEIEGIELLGEGLSNIVVAEVISAEQHPDADKLRVAQVNVGNETLQIVCGASNCRSGIKIPAALVGASLPGGLNIKKAKLRGVESNGMLCSAKELGMAEESDGILELPSDAQVGTPIVDFFKLNDAVLEINLTPNRGDCLGVIGVARELAVLNKMPFTLPAIVESLATINDKPSIELLAPEACPRYCGRIVKGINPNAETPLWMVEKLRRGGIESISLPVDITNFVLLELGHPMHAFDLREIKGGIRVRMASEGEKLTLLDGREVSLTADTLLIADHEKPVAIGGVMGGEHSGIADDTTDVLLEAAFFTPHLIAGKARQYGLHTDASHRYERGVDPTLQRRAIERATELLLQLAGGQAGPVVDAVSETYLPKTASIHLRRARIPRLLGFSLPDVEVEGMLTRLGLQLSPTAEGWQCQVPAHRFDISIEADLIEELIRIHGYHHLSVTTPHGDMAMARVPEHVVGDNAMRDLLVDRGYQEVVTFTFVEPNLMRELEPGLEPLPLINPITPEMAVMRTSLWAGLLSTAKHNLNRQVDRLAMFEIGLRFVQEKGELNQQKMIAGLLHGPRQPMQWNHGREPFDFFDLKGDIEALLSLGGSRQVEFRAAVHHALHPGQSAAVFVNGKLAGHLGALHPERVKALDLEGDFFVFELIVDVISDGVLPRYKELSKFPSVARDLAVVVEESISAAHLQTVIREAAGEALEDLKVFDIYRGKGIDSGRKSVALGLTLRHPSRTLTDSDVHALMAAVVGSLQTHCGAQLRE; from the coding sequence ATGAAAATTTCGGAAAAATGGTTACGTGAGTGGGTTAACCCGAATATTTCCCGCGACGAATTGTGCAAGCAATTGACGATGGCCGGTCTTGAGATCGAAGGCATCGAATTGCTCGGTGAGGGTCTGAGCAATATCGTTGTCGCGGAAGTGATTTCAGCCGAACAACATCCGGATGCCGACAAACTGCGCGTCGCGCAAGTCAATGTCGGCAACGAGACGCTGCAAATCGTTTGCGGCGCCAGCAATTGCCGTTCGGGCATCAAGATTCCGGCAGCGCTGGTCGGTGCCAGTCTGCCTGGCGGTTTGAATATCAAGAAAGCGAAACTGCGTGGCGTCGAGTCGAACGGCATGCTGTGTTCAGCGAAAGAGCTGGGTATGGCAGAAGAGAGCGACGGCATTCTGGAGCTGCCGAGCGATGCACAGGTCGGCACGCCAATTGTCGATTTCTTCAAACTGAATGACGCGGTGCTGGAAATCAACCTGACACCAAACCGTGGCGATTGCCTTGGTGTAATTGGCGTTGCACGTGAACTCGCGGTGCTAAACAAAATGCCGTTCACCCTGCCGGCAATCGTCGAGAGCCTGGCCACGATCAACGATAAACCGTCGATTGAATTGCTGGCGCCGGAGGCCTGCCCGCGTTACTGCGGTCGCATCGTCAAAGGCATTAATCCGAACGCCGAAACACCGCTGTGGATGGTCGAGAAACTGCGTCGCGGCGGTATCGAAAGCATCAGTCTTCCAGTCGATATCACCAACTTCGTGCTGCTCGAACTTGGTCATCCAATGCATGCTTTTGACTTGCGTGAAATCAAGGGCGGTATTCGTGTGCGCATGGCCAGCGAGGGTGAAAAGCTGACGCTGCTCGATGGCCGCGAAGTGTCGTTGACTGCAGATACCTTGCTGATTGCCGACCACGAAAAGCCGGTCGCCATTGGCGGTGTCATGGGCGGTGAGCATTCCGGTATCGCCGACGACACCACCGATGTTTTGCTCGAGGCGGCGTTCTTCACGCCACATCTGATTGCCGGCAAAGCCCGTCAGTATGGTCTGCATACCGATGCCTCGCATCGCTATGAACGTGGTGTCGATCCGACGCTGCAACGTCGCGCTATCGAGCGGGCGACCGAACTGTTACTGCAGCTGGCCGGTGGCCAGGCTGGGCCGGTTGTCGACGCGGTCTCGGAAACGTACCTGCCGAAAACCGCCTCGATTCATTTACGCCGTGCTCGCATTCCGCGCTTGCTGGGATTTTCACTGCCAGATGTCGAAGTCGAAGGCATGCTGACTCGCTTAGGATTGCAATTGTCGCCGACCGCAGAAGGTTGGCAATGCCAGGTGCCGGCGCACCGCTTTGATATCTCGATTGAAGCAGACCTGATCGAAGAGTTAATCCGTATTCACGGTTATCACCATCTGTCCGTTACGACGCCACACGGCGACATGGCGATGGCGCGGGTGCCGGAACACGTCGTTGGCGACAACGCCATGCGCGATTTGCTAGTCGACCGCGGCTATCAGGAAGTGGTGACCTTTACCTTTGTCGAACCGAACCTGATGCGCGAGCTGGAGCCAGGCCTCGAACCATTGCCGCTGATCAATCCAATTACGCCGGAAATGGCGGTCATGCGCACCTCGCTGTGGGCAGGTTTGCTCAGCACTGCCAAGCACAACCTGAACCGTCAGGTTGACCGCCTGGCGATGTTCGAAATCGGCCTTCGCTTCGTCCAGGAGAAAGGCGAGCTCAACCAACAGAAAATGATTGCTGGCCTGCTGCATGGCCCACGCCAGCCAATGCAATGGAATCATGGCCGTGAACCCTTCGATTTCTTCGATCTGAAAGGCGATATCGAAGCGCTACTGAGCCTTGGCGGCAGCCGTCAGGTGGAATTTCGCGCCGCGGTGCACCATGCCCTGCATCCAGGTCAATCGGCCGCGGTGTTCGTCAATGGCAAGCTGGCCGGCCACCTTGGCGCGCTGCATCCGGAACGGGTCAAGGCACTGGATTTGGAAGGCGACTTCTTCGTCTTTGAGCTTATCGTCGATGTCATCAGCGATGGGGTACTGCCGCGCTACAAGGAATTGTCGAAATTTCCCAGTGTCGCCCGCGACTTGGCCGTGGTTGTCGAGGAGTCAATCAGTGCCGCCCATCTGCAAACCGTCATTCGCGAGGCTGCTGGCGAGGCTCTGGAAGATTTAAAGGTTTTTGACATCTATCGCGGAAAAGGTATTGATTCTGGACGAAAATCCGTAGCGTTAGGCTTGACCTTACGGCATCCATCGCGCACTCTTACTGATTCTGACGTCCATGCGCTGATGGCGGCCGTTGTCGGCTCGCTGCAGACTCACTGTGGCGCGCAGTTACGGGAGTAA
- the pheS gene encoding phenylalanine--tRNA ligase subunit alpha, whose protein sequence is MELDNILTQGKEAINAVNDLPELEQVKAQILGKNGSVTALFKQMGTLPPDEKKAFGAKINVIKTELEQAWQAKGESLKQAAIAAKLASETVDVTLPGRQAMRGGLHPVSRSMRRIEQYFAQVGFAVAEGPEVEDDWHNFGALNIPDHHPARAMHDTFYFDAKRLLRTHTSPVQIRVMEQQKPPIRVIAPGRVYRCDYDVTHSPMFHQVEGLLIDEKTTFQDLRGILDEFLRNFFEADLPTRFRPSYFPFTEPSAEVDIGCVICNAKGCRVCKNTGWLEVLGCGMVHPNVLAACGIDSERYTGFAFGMGVERLTMLRYGVNDLRLFFDNDMRFLKQFN, encoded by the coding sequence ATGGAACTTGACAACATCCTGACGCAAGGCAAAGAAGCCATCAATGCGGTCAACGATCTGCCGGAACTGGAGCAGGTCAAAGCGCAAATTCTCGGCAAGAACGGTTCGGTCACCGCGTTGTTCAAACAGATGGGCACGTTGCCGCCGGACGAGAAGAAAGCCTTTGGTGCCAAGATCAATGTCATCAAAACCGAACTGGAACAAGCCTGGCAGGCGAAAGGTGAATCGCTGAAACAAGCCGCGATTGCGGCCAAGCTCGCCAGTGAAACCGTTGATGTCACCTTACCGGGTCGTCAGGCGATGCGCGGTGGCTTGCATCCGGTTTCCCGATCGATGCGTCGCATTGAACAATATTTTGCCCAGGTTGGTTTCGCCGTTGCTGAAGGGCCGGAAGTCGAGGACGACTGGCATAACTTCGGCGCGCTGAATATTCCTGATCATCACCCGGCGCGGGCAATGCACGACACGTTTTATTTCGATGCCAAGCGCCTGCTGCGTACGCACACCTCACCGGTGCAAATCCGCGTCATGGAACAACAAAAACCGCCGATCCGGGTTATCGCGCCAGGCCGGGTTTATCGCTGTGATTATGATGTCACCCATTCGCCGATGTTTCATCAGGTCGAAGGTTTGCTGATTGACGAGAAAACCACGTTCCAGGATCTGCGCGGCATACTTGATGAATTCCTGCGCAACTTCTTCGAAGCGGATCTGCCGACCCGTTTCCGTCCTTCCTATTTCCCGTTCACCGAGCCGAGCGCCGAAGTCGATATCGGTTGCGTGATCTGCAACGCCAAAGGTTGCCGCGTGTGCAAGAACACCGGCTGGCTGGAAGTGCTGGGCTGCGGCATGGTGCACCCGAATGTGCTGGCCGCTTGCGGTATAGACAGTGAGCGCTATACCGGTTTTGCCTTTGGCATGGGCGTCGAGCGCCTGACCATGCTGCGTTATGGCGTCAATGATTTGCGCCTGTTCTTCGATAACGATATGCGTTTTTTGAAACAGTTTAACTAA
- the rplT gene encoding 50S ribosomal protein L20, which produces MARVKRGVTARARHKKVLKLAKGYYGARSRVYRVAKQAVIKAAQYAYRDRRQKKRQFRALWIARINAGARQNGLSYSRMIDGLKKANIIIDRRVLADLAMFDAAAFTALAEKAKAARA; this is translated from the coding sequence ATGGCACGAGTAAAACGTGGTGTGACCGCTCGCGCGCGTCACAAGAAAGTTCTGAAACTGGCCAAGGGTTACTACGGTGCCCGTTCGCGCGTTTACCGCGTGGCCAAGCAGGCGGTGATCAAAGCGGCTCAGTACGCTTATCGCGATCGTCGTCAAAAGAAGCGCCAGTTCCGTGCGCTGTGGATTGCCCGTATTAACGCCGGTGCGCGTCAAAACGGTTTGTCTTACAGCCGCATGATTGACGGTTTGAAGAAAGCCAACATCATCATCGACCGCCGCGTGCTGGCCGATTTGGCGATGTTTGACGCAGCCGCGTTTACGGCCTTGGCGGAAAAAGCCAAGGCAGCACGCGCCTAA
- the rpmI gene encoding 50S ribosomal protein L35 — protein MPKMKTHRGAAKRFKKVGGGYKHKQAGMRHLSTHKSGKTVRQLRGLKMVSDQDAPELKRLLPYA, from the coding sequence ATGCCCAAAATGAAAACCCACCGTGGCGCTGCCAAGCGCTTCAAGAAAGTCGGTGGCGGCTACAAGCACAAGCAAGCCGGCATGCGTCACCTGTCCACGCACAAGAGCGGCAAAACCGTTCGTCAACTGCGCGGTCTGAAAATGGTCTCCGATCAGGATGCGCCGGAATTGAAACGTTTGTTGCCTTACGCGTAA
- the infC gene encoding translation initiation factor IF-3 encodes MSRTPRAPAGPARENRINHEITARELRLIGADGQQIGVVSSRDALAKAEEAGLDLVEISPDASPPVCKIMDYGKFMYTKAKQAAEAKKKQVQVQVKEIKFRPGTDIGDYQVKLRNISRFLDEDGDKVKITVRFRGREMAHQELGMQMMERLQKDVADIATVEFHPKMEGRQMTMILAPKKKK; translated from the coding sequence CTGTCGCGGACACCACGCGCACCCGCTGGTCCCGCACGAGAAAACCGCATCAATCATGAAATTACCGCGCGCGAATTGCGCCTGATTGGAGCGGACGGTCAGCAAATCGGGGTGGTCAGCAGCCGGGACGCGCTGGCCAAAGCAGAAGAGGCAGGATTGGATCTGGTTGAGATTTCTCCCGATGCTAGCCCGCCAGTCTGCAAGATCATGGATTACGGCAAGTTCATGTACACCAAGGCCAAGCAAGCTGCTGAAGCCAAGAAGAAACAGGTACAGGTTCAGGTCAAGGAAATCAAGTTCCGTCCCGGCACCGATATCGGTGACTACCAGGTCAAGCTGCGCAACATTTCGCGCTTTCTGGATGAAGACGGCGACAAGGTGAAAATCACAGTCCGTTTCCGCGGTCGCGAGATGGCTCACCAGGAACTGGGTATGCAGATGATGGAACGCCTGCAGAAAGACGTGGCCGATATCGCCACCGTCGAGTTCCACCCGAAAATGGAAGGCCGCCAGATGACGATGATTCTGGCGCCGAAAAAGAAAAAGTAA